In Dyadobacter sp. NIV53, a single window of DNA contains:
- a CDS encoding SpvB/TcaC N-terminal domain-containing protein produces MKTDSAFLKDRDASTKSNAIETPSNSLPKGSGAIRGIDEKFSVNAVNGTASFSVPLPFSPARGASPSLNLSYNSGAGNGIFGLGWNYDLPSIRRKTDKGLPTYLDALESDTYLFSGTEDLVPVFKKHDDGTFAKDENGDYVIAERTSTDGSHTIRFYKPRIEGLFARIERWTNIRSGTIKWRVQTGDNITTLLGWSSESVVADPKNPHKIFEWLPDFVFDDKGNCCQYHYKIENAEEIPDLLHNNNRVKNGDITYTNTYLAKVLYGNKTPYSKFGDPYPAESDFMFKTIFDYGEYDNEAPFAETKIWNYRSDSFSDYKAGFEIRTTRLCRRVLTWHHFRELPGGSALVKSLNFEYDQTPELDFTFLKSVTSFGYIKQENGTYTSKRLPATEFEYQKHEWNDQIKQVSLDSLLQAPAGLADQRYQFTDLYNEGLSGILTEQATGWYYKHNLGDGQFEPAQLVDPKPSFKGLGSKLQLMDLDADGGRQFVNFGGTEPGYYELDDNQEWLAYRYFEHLPNIDLGDPNTRILDLDGDGRPEILISEDHVFTWYQSEGRNGYSVARLTPKPFDEEAGPAIVFADEKQSIFLADMSGDGLTDIVRIRNGEVCYWPNTGFGSFGAKVAMDNPPLFDYPDSFNPTYLKLADIDGSGTADIIYLGKNKFSCWKNLSGNRFGTVPFEIESFPEIHTQAQISIIDLLGNGVACIVWSSPLSKDTQAPFKYIDLMGSKKPHVMTGYKNNLGKEVSFEYAPSTKFYIEDKLAGKPWLTQLQFPVHCVSRTQTVDKISGYRFVTSYRYHHGYYDHLEREFRGFGMVEQTDSEHFENCEKGTSSNIVDKELHQEPVVSKTWFHTGAFLGDDKILGQFEIDYWYREMRRLGYDALHHEVTLPDARIVAAPGLQDSITRHLSFGEQREALRACKGMSLRSEVFALDAPAENPSTDDIRKQLTPYSVSTHNCVIEILQPKGSNRHAVYICRESEAITYSYERNTNDPRIAHNLNVKLDEYGNILESASVVYPRLVDNTLLTDDIRSEQNRTIIIYTRSSFTNDLTGNDLYRLRLPSEVETFELKGIPKTGSYYSLNNFDQILDLSEDAAYQETNRQPAPGTSQKRLIEHVRTTYIKNTLDEPLPLHTLESLALPFESYQLAYTPALLNDIYGEKVNDALLETGRFTHCDDQNWWIRSGTTQFCTADETDADAQKRFYAPISYTDPYGAITKVKYYKNYFLFIDQTQDALGNRSSVELFNFYTLSPQRMRDINGNISEALMDELGLVKAIAVMGKGTEADDLDGIAGFTEEEEKDLILQFFNTPLTAEGTADSIALTATAKRLLQHATIRFVYDFDVYKNTGKPAVTASIVRQEHFKDNSESPVQLSFEYANGLGQVIMKKVQAEPGKAEKSIIDASGSYTVSEINSGALNPKQLRWIGNGRTILNNKGNAVKQYEPYFSVTNAFEDARELVESGVSPVMFYDAMGRLKKTKMPDGTLSRLEFDSWKQTVYDPNDTVLESEWYDGRINQLIDEQLIADGKDPIREKAAAEKAARHANTPGIMHLDTLGRPILSVEHNRDGEQDEFYLTTVSLDTEGNLRKVTDARGNDVVRYKYDMLGKMVFQDSMDAGKRWLFTNILGLPVRTWDERNREFQYFYDVAHRPSYSKVTGGDGSVTLDHIFDLIVYGESLLEEGRDNETDLQQRNVLGQPIRYFDTAGFIETPAFDFKGQPRSTTRKLLKDYKSVANWTEGDHAGELENESFTFTTQTDAMGRVTRQITPDRSILTPSYNEAGLLSAQKVIHAGSENEVVYINAISYNEKGQRERIQYGNDVVTRFSYDKETFRLKRLESKKRDNSLLQDLHYTYDPVGNITTIEDLSQAVTFFSNSRIEPKNEYTYDALYRLIEATGKENSESLIYGDCDNWNDKPFTHLLNTNDPFGVRNYTQQFQYDAVGNILQMKHTAAGGGWTRGYTYEQNNNRLVSTFVGGISNPRHYTRYRHHTKHGYLEELPHLESISWNFKEEVVRTIRQRCGDVDANTPMTTYYQYDGQGQRIRKITENETAGGTHASKMEERIYVSGYEVYKNHHGRLAGLERSTLSLMDEGHRFVMIETRNEIDDDTERQLVRYQLHNHLGSASLELDQRAQIISYEEYHPFGTTAFQAKNQAIRSVAKRYRYTGMERDEETGLEYHSARYYLPWLGRWLSSDPIGIEGGGNLFRYSNNNPINLLDRSGKKSIDDEGVALLRYYQSLVDQIPQDEFKDLTRASQGTRAHMALEFMARSGIDGKGLPPGTNLSRLASEVVIDMDTGLIVEVGMPPEKAGVLAKSGRNLRSVDGLLLKPGETVDHIVGRKASDVVDLALDYKTGAGKLSGVKDLEKVLGAPYIRVTQGGDVIANAIKKGAKISDFWSPLARSVPGKKTFPGGQATDVGEKALKKVGAKATTLTGKAIPIVGAFVTFETTEGSYVYRFAKAVAGEFGIGPVDLSLLFDAYESIESIEVGIPEPETTYTGRVEGGNIVGKPGRREYHSDEGGAFAVEW; encoded by the coding sequence ATGAAAACAGATTCAGCCTTTCTCAAAGACCGGGATGCCTCGACCAAGTCAAACGCGATTGAAACTCCTTCCAATTCCTTACCCAAAGGTAGCGGGGCGATCCGGGGAATAGACGAAAAGTTTTCTGTAAATGCGGTTAACGGTACTGCCTCATTTTCGGTCCCCCTTCCTTTTTCACCTGCAAGAGGTGCGTCGCCTTCGTTAAATCTTTCTTACAATTCAGGCGCTGGAAACGGTATTTTTGGCCTTGGGTGGAATTATGATCTTCCCAGTATCAGACGGAAGACAGACAAAGGTCTTCCCACATATCTGGATGCACTCGAATCCGACACTTATCTTTTTTCAGGTACTGAGGATTTGGTGCCAGTGTTTAAAAAACACGATGACGGGACTTTTGCCAAAGATGAAAATGGAGATTACGTAATTGCTGAGAGAACGTCTACGGACGGGTCTCATACCATACGTTTTTACAAACCCCGTATCGAAGGCCTATTTGCCCGTATAGAACGATGGACCAATATCAGGTCGGGCACAATTAAATGGCGCGTACAAACTGGGGATAACATTACAACACTTTTGGGGTGGAGTAGTGAGTCTGTCGTGGCGGATCCAAAAAATCCACACAAAATATTTGAATGGCTGCCCGATTTCGTTTTTGACGACAAAGGAAATTGCTGTCAATACCATTATAAAATAGAAAATGCAGAGGAGATCCCGGATCTTCTGCACAATAATAACCGGGTAAAAAATGGAGATATCACCTACACCAATACCTACCTCGCGAAAGTATTGTATGGAAATAAGACACCATACTCTAAATTCGGTGATCCCTACCCCGCTGAAAGTGATTTTATGTTTAAAACCATTTTCGATTACGGGGAATATGACAACGAAGCACCTTTCGCAGAGACTAAAATATGGAACTATCGGAGTGATTCTTTCTCTGACTACAAAGCAGGTTTTGAAATAAGAACAACCCGCCTATGCAGACGGGTTTTGACATGGCATCATTTCCGAGAACTCCCGGGTGGCTCGGCTTTGGTCAAGTCGTTAAATTTTGAGTATGATCAGACGCCTGAACTGGATTTCACATTTTTAAAGTCAGTTACATCGTTTGGTTACATCAAACAAGAAAATGGTACTTACACTAGTAAGCGTCTGCCAGCAACCGAATTTGAATACCAGAAACACGAATGGAACGACCAGATAAAGCAAGTTTCACTTGATTCACTGCTCCAAGCTCCCGCGGGATTAGCTGATCAGCGCTACCAATTTACCGATCTTTACAACGAGGGACTATCAGGAATTCTGACAGAACAAGCTACCGGCTGGTATTACAAGCATAACCTTGGCGATGGGCAATTTGAGCCGGCACAACTGGTAGACCCAAAGCCATCGTTCAAGGGGCTGGGAAGCAAGCTGCAGTTAATGGACCTGGATGCAGATGGAGGGAGGCAGTTTGTAAATTTCGGTGGAACTGAACCCGGCTATTATGAACTCGACGATAATCAAGAATGGCTTGCTTACAGATATTTTGAGCATTTGCCCAACATAGACCTGGGCGACCCAAACACCCGTATTCTTGACCTGGATGGTGACGGGCGGCCCGAAATTCTCATTTCTGAGGATCACGTTTTCACCTGGTATCAGTCGGAGGGCCGCAATGGCTATTCGGTTGCACGCCTGACCCCTAAACCATTCGATGAAGAAGCCGGTCCGGCCATTGTTTTTGCTGATGAAAAACAGTCTATTTTTTTGGCCGATATGTCGGGTGACGGTTTAACAGATATTGTTCGGATCCGAAACGGAGAGGTCTGCTATTGGCCAAACACTGGATTCGGCAGTTTCGGAGCGAAGGTTGCGATGGACAACCCGCCTTTGTTCGACTACCCGGATTCCTTTAATCCCACATACCTTAAACTTGCAGATATCGACGGTTCGGGCACTGCTGATATTATTTATCTGGGCAAAAATAAATTTTCATGTTGGAAAAATTTAAGCGGGAACAGATTCGGAACCGTCCCCTTTGAGATAGAATCATTTCCTGAAATTCACACCCAGGCTCAAATTTCGATTATCGATTTGCTCGGTAACGGGGTCGCCTGTATTGTCTGGTCATCACCGCTTTCCAAGGATACCCAAGCCCCTTTTAAATATATCGACCTGATGGGCAGTAAAAAGCCTCACGTCATGACAGGCTATAAGAATAACCTGGGCAAAGAGGTGTCCTTTGAATACGCTCCTTCCACAAAGTTCTATATCGAGGATAAACTGGCAGGCAAGCCCTGGCTTACACAGCTTCAATTCCCGGTACATTGCGTTTCCAGGACCCAAACCGTTGATAAAATATCGGGCTACCGTTTTGTCACAAGCTACCGTTATCACCATGGATATTACGATCATTTGGAACGGGAATTTCGGGGATTCGGCATGGTGGAACAAACAGACTCAGAGCATTTCGAAAACTGCGAGAAGGGCACGTCGTCAAACATTGTGGATAAAGAGCTGCATCAGGAACCTGTTGTTTCAAAGACCTGGTTCCACACGGGTGCATTTTTAGGAGACGACAAGATCCTCGGGCAATTTGAAATCGACTACTGGTACAGGGAAATGCGTAGACTTGGTTATGATGCGCTTCATCATGAAGTCACCCTACCAGACGCACGTATCGTTGCAGCACCCGGATTACAAGATTCCATTACCAGGCACCTGAGTTTTGGTGAGCAAAGGGAGGCTTTACGTGCTTGTAAAGGTATGTCATTACGCTCGGAAGTTTTTGCGCTGGACGCCCCAGCTGAAAACCCGTCAACCGATGATATCAGGAAGCAACTAACGCCTTACTCGGTTTCTACGCATAATTGCGTAATCGAAATTTTACAACCCAAAGGAAGCAACCGGCATGCGGTTTATATATGCAGGGAGAGCGAAGCAATTACTTACAGTTACGAGAGGAATACCAACGACCCGAGAATAGCGCATAATCTCAACGTCAAACTGGATGAATATGGAAATATACTTGAGAGTGCCTCAGTGGTGTATCCAAGATTGGTTGACAACACTTTGTTAACCGACGACATACGGTCTGAACAAAATAGAACCATCATCATTTATACCCGGAGCAGCTTTACCAATGACCTGACCGGGAATGACCTTTACAGACTCAGGCTGCCGTCAGAGGTCGAAACATTTGAGCTTAAAGGAATCCCGAAAACAGGATCATATTATTCTCTGAATAATTTTGACCAAATACTGGATCTGTCGGAAGATGCAGCCTATCAGGAAACAAACAGGCAACCCGCACCCGGAACATCCCAGAAGCGATTGATTGAACATGTACGTACAACTTATATCAAAAATACCCTCGATGAGCCATTGCCGCTTCATACGTTAGAGTCCCTTGCATTACCCTTTGAGAGCTACCAGCTGGCTTATACACCCGCGTTGCTGAACGACATCTATGGCGAAAAAGTGAATGATGCGCTGTTAGAAACGGGACGATTCACGCATTGTGACGACCAAAATTGGTGGATACGATCGGGCACGACTCAGTTCTGCACCGCAGACGAAACGGATGCCGACGCACAAAAAAGATTCTACGCGCCCATTTCGTATACTGATCCATACGGTGCGATCACAAAGGTTAAATATTATAAAAACTATTTTCTCTTTATCGACCAGACCCAGGACGCTTTGGGTAATAGGTCCTCGGTAGAACTATTTAATTTTTACACGCTTTCGCCTCAACGGATGCGCGATATCAATGGCAATATTTCCGAAGCATTGATGGACGAGCTGGGCCTGGTAAAGGCTATTGCCGTCATGGGAAAAGGGACGGAGGCAGATGATTTGGATGGAATTGCCGGGTTTACAGAGGAAGAAGAAAAGGATTTGATCCTGCAATTTTTCAATACGCCGTTAACAGCGGAAGGCACAGCCGATTCCATTGCATTAACAGCGACTGCAAAGCGTCTTCTTCAGCATGCAACGATACGCTTTGTTTACGATTTTGATGTGTATAAAAATACGGGCAAACCAGCTGTAACTGCATCCATTGTCAGACAAGAGCATTTTAAAGATAACAGCGAATCACCGGTACAATTGTCCTTTGAATACGCCAACGGACTCGGGCAGGTGATCATGAAAAAAGTTCAGGCGGAACCAGGTAAAGCCGAAAAATCGATCATAGACGCATCGGGCAGCTATACCGTAAGTGAAATAAATAGTGGTGCTCTAAATCCAAAACAGTTGCGCTGGATAGGTAATGGCAGGACAATCCTGAACAACAAAGGAAATGCTGTTAAACAATATGAGCCTTATTTCTCGGTAACAAATGCTTTCGAGGACGCCAGAGAGCTGGTAGAAAGCGGCGTATCACCGGTGATGTTCTACGACGCCATGGGACGTTTGAAAAAAACCAAAATGCCTGACGGTACGCTCAGCCGCCTGGAATTTGACTCCTGGAAACAAACCGTTTATGATCCCAATGACACCGTTTTAGAATCCGAATGGTACGATGGCCGGATCAACCAATTGATCGATGAGCAGCTCATTGCTGATGGGAAGGATCCGATCAGGGAGAAGGCCGCAGCGGAGAAAGCGGCCAGACATGCGAACACACCTGGCATCATGCACCTGGACACCCTGGGCAGGCCCATACTTTCAGTCGAACACAACCGTGATGGCGAGCAGGACGAATTTTACCTTACGACGGTTTCGCTTGATACCGAGGGTAATCTTAGGAAGGTGACCGACGCGCGTGGAAATGACGTCGTACGGTACAAGTACGACATGCTGGGGAAAATGGTTTTTCAGGATAGCATGGATGCGGGAAAGCGGTGGCTGTTTACCAACATCCTGGGCCTTCCTGTTCGTACCTGGGATGAAAGAAACCGCGAATTCCAGTATTTTTATGACGTTGCGCACCGGCCTTCGTACAGTAAAGTAACTGGTGGCGACGGGTCCGTGACGCTTGACCACATTTTTGACCTGATCGTTTACGGAGAAAGTCTTTTAGAGGAAGGCCGGGACAATGAAACAGACTTGCAGCAACGTAACGTGCTCGGTCAACCCATTCGGTATTTTGATACCGCCGGCTTCATCGAAACACCGGCATTTGACTTCAAAGGGCAGCCGAGGTCCACGACCCGCAAACTTTTGAAAGACTACAAATCGGTGGCCAACTGGACCGAAGGCGATCATGCGGGAGAACTGGAAAACGAGTCGTTCACGTTCACCACCCAAACCGACGCCATGGGTAGAGTAACCCGACAAATCACGCCTGATAGAAGTATCCTCACTCCGTCCTACAATGAAGCAGGCCTGCTTTCAGCCCAGAAAGTAATACATGCTGGTTCAGAAAATGAGGTTGTCTATATCAACGCCATTAGCTACAATGAAAAGGGGCAGCGCGAACGTATTCAGTATGGCAATGATGTTGTGACCCGATTTAGTTATGATAAAGAAACTTTCCGGTTGAAACGGTTGGAAAGTAAAAAACGCGACAACAGCCTGTTGCAGGACCTGCATTATACCTATGACCCGGTTGGCAACATCACCACGATCGAGGATCTTTCACAAGCCGTCACGTTTTTTAGTAACAGCCGAATTGAACCCAAAAATGAATATACCTACGATGCGCTATACCGGTTGATCGAGGCAACAGGAAAGGAAAACTCGGAAAGTTTGATTTATGGAGATTGTGACAACTGGAACGACAAGCCGTTTACGCACCTGCTCAATACCAATGATCCATTCGGTGTTCGGAATTATACACAGCAATTTCAATACGATGCCGTTGGAAATATCCTTCAAATGAAACATACAGCGGCTGGCGGTGGCTGGACCCGGGGTTATACCTACGAGCAGAACAACAACCGGCTCGTATCAACATTTGTTGGAGGTATTTCAAATCCCAGACATTATACACGGTACCGGCACCATACCAAACACGGATATCTGGAAGAACTACCCCACCTGGAAAGCATCAGCTGGAATTTTAAGGAAGAAGTGGTACGGACTATCAGGCAACGCTGTGGAGATGTGGATGCCAATACGCCCATGACCACTTATTACCAGTATGACGGCCAGGGCCAGCGCATCCGTAAAATAACAGAGAACGAGACTGCCGGCGGTACCCATGCATCTAAAATGGAAGAGCGTATATATGTATCCGGTTATGAGGTATACAAAAACCACCATGGCCGCCTCGCAGGGCTCGAACGCAGTACACTGAGCCTGATGGACGAAGGGCACCGGTTTGTGATGATCGAAACCAGAAACGAAATTGATGACGATACCGAAAGGCAACTGGTAAGGTATCAATTGCACAACCATTTAGGCTCAGCCAGCCTGGAACTGGACCAACGCGCGCAGATCATTAGCTATGAGGAGTATCACCCCTTCGGCACGACTGCATTCCAAGCCAAAAACCAGGCCATCAGATCAGTTGCAAAGCGCTACCGATACACAGGCATGGAGCGGGATGAGGAAACGGGACTGGAATATCATAGTGCCAGGTATTATTTGCCTTGGCTTGGGAGGTGGTTGAGTAGTGATCCGATTGGGATTGAGGGGGGAGGGAATTTGTTTCGTTATTCTAATAACAACCCAATAAATTTATTGGATAGGTCAGGCAAAAAATCAATAGATGATGAAGGTGTAGCGCTACTTCGATACTATCAAAGTCTGGTTGATCAGATACCCCAAGATGAATTCAAAGATCTTACAAGAGCATCTCAGGGCACAAGGGCACATATGGCTCTTGAATTCATGGCAAGGTCCGGAATCGACGGAAAAGGACTCCCTCCTGGTACCAACTTATCTAGGTTAGCATCGGAGGTTGTCATTGATATGGATACAGGACTAATTGTTGAAGTAGGAATGCCGCCAGAAAAAGCCGGAGTATTAGCAAAGAGCGGTAGAAATCTAAGAAGTGTTGATGGGTTGCTACTTAAACCCGGCGAAACAGTTGATCATATTGTTGGCCGTAAAGCTAGTGATGTTGTCGATTTAGCACTTGATTATAAAACTGGTGCAGGTAAATTAAGCGGAGTCAAGGATTTGGAAAAAGTATTGGGTGCGCCTTACATAAGAGTAACACAAGGAGGTGATGTAATTGCTAATGCTATAAAAAAAGGGGCGAAAATCTCGGACTTTTGGTCACCATTGGCTAGAAGTGTTCCTGGCAAGAAAACATTCCCAGGCGGACAAGCCACTGATGTTGGAGAGAAAGCGTTAAAAAAGGTCGGAGCGAAAGCCACAACATTAACTGGAAAAGCAATCCCAATCGTTGGAGCGTTCGTAACGTTTGAGACAACTGAAGGGTCGTACGTGTACCGTTTTGCTAAGGCTGTTGCTGGCGAGTTCGGCATTGGCCCCGTAGATTTATCTCTACTATTTGATGCATATGAATCCATCGAATCTATCGAAGTTGGAATCCCGGAACCCGAAACCACTTATACTGGACGCGTGGAAGGAGGCAATATAGTTGGTAAACCGGGTAGGCGAGAATACCACTCAGACGAAGGAGGTGCATTCGCCGTTGAGTGGTAG
- a CDS encoding Tn3 family transposase — protein MPKKDYLSQEARHKFDNPPVLNSEQKLIFLKAPQWATEYAKTLQTPSNKVGFLLQVGYFRIVSRFFVPNRFYQSDVDFLVQRISIDSNAVSIGEYEGRTALRHREDILKYFGFTAFESSSVQALMEETQRLAHVQTRPHLIFEGMVGFLQEHHIEIPTYQALKTILDKALSNFEQDLESILTRFLTADDILLLDQLLVEHSSYQEDSRQHLKVKRYEITFFKRISQSMETKQIRERVYNFQHLKRMYLQLLPVAKRLKLSDATIQFYAEYVINNQVPQIATRSTIRYLLLIAFIIHQYYLLGDALILTLNSAVTNYVNGCENMVKLELYENRMQTAQLVSSVTHRSTTHIDVLAAIEKIIVDTVMEPLAKVTLIDQLFKNKRLSQKQLKEDEQRLKALREANQKINDREDFYMAIEKGSSRLTGKVGEIVKALVASSTASSGKDILKAFLYFQQKDGSILARGAVPTEFLGMEQQQRVLTAEGKLRVGLYKVFLFEQIRDDIKSGTLPIESSYDYRSFDEYEIPSNVWNKEKDKLIEQAGLTAYKDSRVTLLRLNEKLNAQIKSTNERIEAGENKKVYFDAGGDWHLMKDKSEGDIVESESLYPQEYIIPLLEVLTTVQNATGFTSAFMHAGIDYLPKRPEEKLFFAAVLGYGCNIGIRKFSFMSKGIRTSSLETTALHYFSPEMLIQANDKVLAFSNALPLTEHFRKDLGFVHTSSDGQKFDVSVASLVASPSFKYFGNGRGVTFYSFLDESGQLFYSITFSAADPESHYVIDGLTHNEVILPNAHSTDTHGFSEPVFAVTGLLNIAFRPRFARFHHQQLYSIDEVRTYREQNYKIIPDARINLAHLEEQWDDILRLVCTIKLGYSKASTLFRRLNSYSKQHPVYKALKDLGRLYKTVYVFEYMDDEVIRKSVSGSLSKIESSNKFSKAITVGNNQELIWATRKEQLIAEGCKRLIANSVNTYNLMLLSEKLVSAASEKDKQILLKKIIATSTQSWAHINLVGEYDFSDGKDYKTFDLDALKNLMLTPEN, from the coding sequence ATGCCCAAAAAAGATTATCTGTCACAAGAAGCACGGCACAAGTTCGATAACCCGCCTGTTCTAAATTCGGAGCAAAAGCTTATTTTCTTAAAAGCACCCCAATGGGCTACTGAATACGCTAAGACTTTACAGACACCTTCCAATAAAGTAGGATTTCTTCTCCAGGTCGGCTACTTCCGGATTGTCAGCCGTTTTTTCGTTCCCAACCGGTTTTATCAAAGCGATGTTGATTTCCTGGTACAAAGAATATCAATCGATTCAAATGCTGTTTCTATAGGAGAATATGAGGGGCGGACCGCTCTGCGGCATCGCGAAGATATTCTTAAGTATTTTGGATTTACTGCCTTTGAAAGTTCATCTGTACAAGCGTTGATGGAAGAAACTCAAAGGCTGGCCCATGTACAGACCAGGCCGCATTTAATATTTGAAGGCATGGTTGGTTTTCTCCAGGAACATCACATTGAAATTCCAACATACCAGGCTTTAAAAACAATACTTGATAAGGCACTTTCCAATTTTGAACAAGATTTGGAATCCATTTTAACCAGGTTTTTAACAGCTGATGATATTTTGCTTCTTGACCAGCTGCTTGTAGAACATAGCTCTTATCAGGAGGATTCCAGGCAACATTTGAAAGTGAAGCGGTACGAAATTACCTTCTTCAAACGTATTTCACAGTCCATGGAGACAAAGCAGATCCGGGAGCGTGTCTATAACTTTCAGCATTTAAAGCGGATGTACCTGCAATTATTACCTGTTGCAAAACGCTTAAAGCTATCTGATGCAACAATCCAATTCTATGCTGAATATGTCATTAATAACCAGGTACCACAAATAGCGACCAGAAGTACGATCCGGTATCTGCTTTTGATTGCCTTTATTATCCATCAATACTATTTATTGGGAGATGCGCTTATCCTGACTTTAAACAGTGCAGTCACAAACTATGTCAATGGCTGTGAAAATATGGTTAAACTAGAGCTTTATGAAAACCGGATGCAGACCGCCCAACTGGTTAGCAGTGTAACACACCGGAGCACCACCCATATTGATGTACTGGCAGCAATTGAAAAAATAATCGTCGATACGGTTATGGAGCCATTGGCCAAGGTAACATTGATCGACCAGCTTTTCAAAAACAAACGGTTATCACAAAAGCAGTTAAAGGAAGACGAGCAGCGTCTTAAAGCTCTCAGGGAAGCAAATCAGAAGATAAATGACCGTGAAGATTTTTACATGGCTATTGAAAAAGGTTCTTCCAGGCTTACAGGCAAGGTCGGTGAAATTGTAAAAGCTTTGGTTGCCAGCAGTACAGCGTCATCGGGAAAAGACATCCTGAAAGCGTTCTTGTATTTTCAGCAAAAGGATGGATCCATTCTCGCCAGAGGAGCAGTGCCAACTGAATTTTTGGGAATGGAACAGCAGCAGCGCGTGCTGACCGCAGAAGGAAAGCTCCGGGTGGGATTATACAAAGTATTTTTGTTTGAACAAATACGGGATGATATCAAGTCAGGGACGCTTCCTATTGAGTCATCTTATGATTATCGCAGCTTTGATGAATATGAAATTCCTTCCAATGTATGGAATAAAGAGAAGGACAAGCTCATTGAGCAGGCCGGATTAACGGCGTATAAGGACTCCCGTGTAACACTGCTCCGGCTAAACGAAAAGCTCAATGCTCAAATAAAAAGTACGAATGAGCGTATAGAAGCCGGCGAAAATAAGAAAGTCTATTTTGATGCTGGCGGTGACTGGCATCTAATGAAAGACAAATCGGAAGGTGATATTGTAGAATCTGAATCCCTTTATCCACAGGAATATATTATTCCTTTATTGGAAGTACTTACCACGGTACAAAATGCAACCGGATTTACTTCCGCGTTCATGCATGCGGGTATTGATTACCTACCGAAAAGGCCCGAAGAAAAGCTGTTTTTTGCCGCAGTACTGGGCTATGGATGCAATATTGGCATACGCAAGTTCTCTTTCATGTCCAAAGGTATCCGTACCAGCTCGCTTGAAACTACTGCGCTTCATTACTTTTCCCCGGAAATGCTGATCCAGGCCAATGATAAAGTGCTTGCTTTCAGCAATGCATTGCCGCTCACAGAACATTTCAGAAAAGACCTGGGGTTTGTTCACACGTCAAGTGACGGGCAAAAATTTGATGTTTCAGTCGCTTCGCTGGTTGCTTCCCCATCTTTCAAATATTTCGGAAATGGCAGGGGTGTTACATTCTATTCCTTTCTGGATGAATCAGGGCAATTATTTTATTCAATAACATTTAGTGCAGCAGATCCGGAATCACATTATGTGATCGATGGACTGACACATAACGAAGTGATATTACCCAATGCCCATTCAACAGATACTCATGGCTTCAGTGAGCCTGTCTTTGCTGTAACGGGGCTTTTGAACATTGCTTTTCGCCCCAGATTTGCCCGTTTTCATCACCAGCAACTTTACAGTATTGACGAAGTACGTACTTACCGTGAACAGAATTATAAAATTATCCCGGATGCAAGGATCAACTTGGCACATCTCGAAGAGCAGTGGGACGATATATTAAGGCTCGTATGTACCATTAAGTTGGGATACTCCAAGGCATCAACATTGTTCAGACGATTGAATTCTTATTCAAAGCAGCACCCGGTATACAAGGCGTTGAAAGATTTAGGCCGGCTTTACAAGACGGTTTACGTTTTTGAATACATGGACGACGAAGTGATCCGTAAATCTGTTTCAGGATCACTTTCCAAAATTGAAAGCAGTAACAAATTTTCAAAAGCCATTACGGTTGGCAATAATCAGGAGCTCATATGGGCAACCAGAAAAGAGCAGCTAATTGCCGAAGGGTGTAAAAGATTGATAGCTAATTCGGTAAATACCTATAACCTGATGTTACTGTCTGAAAAATTGGTGTCAGCAGCCTCAGAAAAAGACAAACAAATTCTTTTGAAGAAAATTATTGCCACATCCACCCAGAGCTGGGCACATATCAATTTAGTCGGGGAATATGACTTTTCGGATGGAAAGGATTATAAAACATTTGATTTGGATGCCTTGAAAAACCTAATGCTAACGCCTGAGAATTAA
- a CDS encoding Tn3 family transposase, with product MRNCFSTKSNQSNFQINAGGSINTQPIEEQWDNILRLVATLKLKHTIPSVLLKRLTSYSNRHPLNVALQELGKVVQSIFVLKYMDQEDLRRRINHQLTQVESLHCSGSPAACR from the coding sequence ATTCGGAACTGCTTCAGTACCAAATCAAACCAATCCAATTTTCAGATCAATGCAGGCGGCAGCATTAATACACAGCCTATAGAAGAACAATGGGATAACATTTTACGCCTGGTAGCAACGCTAAAACTAAAACATACCATTCCATCTGTCTTATTAAAACGCCTAACCTCTTACTCCAATAGGCATCCTTTAAATGTAGCTCTTCAAGAATTAGGTAAAGTCGTCCAGAGTATTTTTGTTCTAAAATATATGGATCAGGAAGATTTGCGAAGAAGAATTAACCACCAACTGACACAAGTCGAAAGCCTGCACTGCTCCGGCAGCCCGGCAGCTTGCAGATGA